CGCATCTTCTTTCCCTACGGCCAGACGGCCGGGCTGCTGGTCGATTACGGCATCGACCCGTACCGCATCGACAAGGCCCTGTTCGATTTCGGCATGCCGATGGGACCGTTCCGCATGGGAGACCTGGCCGGCGTCGACGTGGCCAAGTTCGCCGGCGGCATCTTGTTGAACGCCTATCGCGACCGGTCCTACGCCTCGACGCTCGTCGATTACCTGTTCGCCGAGAAACGCTTCGGCCAGAAGACCGGGCGCGGGTACTACGTCTACGAAGACGGCAAGACGGCCAAGGAAGATCCCTCGCTGGCCGCGCTCGTCGCCAAGGCCCGGGCCGATGCCGGCAACCCGAAGCCGCTGGAGCTGTCGGACCAGGACATCGTCGAGCGCGTGCTGTTCGGCGTCGTCAACGAGGCCTGCCGCTGCCTCGACGAGGGCATCGCCATTCGCGCTTCGGACATCGACGTCGCCTCGGTGATGGGCATGGGCTTTCCCGCGTATCGCGGCGGCATCATGTTCTATGCCAACGAGCTGGGGGCCAAGCACGTCTGCGACCGGCTCGCGGCCTGGGCCCAGGTACACGGCAACGTCTACGCGCCCTGCGATTACCTGCAGCGTAAGGCGGCCGCCGGCGCGAGCTTGATGGACTAGACCGCCTTGGGGACCGCCCCCGGCGCACGCGACACGACCGTGCCTGCTTGGTAACGTGCGGCAACTGGAGTGAATACATTTCTTCATTCCGCGGGCAGGGCTGCATCATGACCACCCAGCCGGACGCGTCGTTCGACGTGTTTTTGAGCTATCGCAAGCCGGACGTCGAGCTGGCCCGGGCCGTCTATCGGCGGCTGGTCGACGCCGGGCTCACGGTCTGGTTCGACGAGCAGCGGCTCGAAACGGGCGATCACTGGTATCGCGAGATCGACCGCCACTGCCAGGCCAGCCGCGCGGTCGTGCCGGTGCTCACGCCGCGCTGGCAGCAGTCGCAGTGGACGCGGTTCGAGGCCTACGGCGCCGCCGTCGTCGTGCCGGTGCTCGTCGAGGGCGAGTTTCAGGACGTGGCGCCGCCGCCCTTGCGCA
This window of the Pirellulales bacterium genome carries:
- a CDS encoding toll/interleukin-1 receptor domain-containing protein; this translates as MTTQPDASFDVFLSYRKPDVELARAVYRRLVDAGLTVWFDEQRLETGDHWYREIDRHCQASRAVVPVLTPRWQQSQWTRFEAYGAAVVVPVLVEGEFQDVAPPPLR